From Phragmites australis chromosome 5, lpPhrAust1.1, whole genome shotgun sequence, a single genomic window includes:
- the LOC133918174 gene encoding ruBisCO large subunit-binding protein subunit beta, chloroplastic-like, whose amino-acid sequence MDSALGSTSTCGLKAAPTGFATKKHLSLVSPLFVSLPQKMRPQRKFSFRVNAAKELYFNKDGSAIRKLQNGVNKLADLVGVTLGPKGRNVVLESKYGSPKIVNDGVTVAKEVELEDPVENIGAKLVRQAAAKTNDLAGDGTTTSVVLAQGMITEGVKIVAAGANPVQITRGIEKTAKALVSELQKMSKEVENSELADVAAVSAGNNYEIGNMIADAMSKVGRQGVVTLEEGKSAENNLYVVEGMQFDRGYISPYFVTDSEKMSVEYENCKLLLVDKKINNARDLITILEDAIRGGYPILIVAEDIEQEALATLVVNRLRGALKIAAIKAPGFGERKSQYLDDIATLTGGTVIREEVGLSLDKADNEVLGTAAKVVVTKDSTTIVGDGTTQEEVNKRVTQIKNQIEATEQEYEKEKLNERIAKLSGGVAVIQVGAQTETELKEKKLRVEDALNATKAAVEEGIVVGGGCTLLRLASKVDDIIETLENDEQKVGAEIVRKSLSYPLKLIAKNAGVNGSVVIEKVLANENSRYGYNAATGKYEDLMAAGIIDPTKVVRCCLEHAASVAKTFITSDAVVVDIKEPEKAPAANPMGGSGGYGF is encoded by the exons ATGGATTCGGCACTCGGCAGCACCTCCACATGTGGCCTCAAGGCTGCACCTACTGGCTTTGCGACCAAGAAGCACCTTTCCCTCGTTTCCCCCCTATTTGTTTCGCTTCCCCAGAAAATGAGGCCTCAAAGGAAGTTCAGTTTCAGAGTTAATGCCGCCAAGGAGTTGTACTTCAACAAGGATGGGTCGGCCATCAGGAAACTGCAA AATGGAGTCAATAAGCTTGCAGATCTCGTTGGGGTTACTCTTGGACCAAAAGGACGAAATGTAGTCCTCGAGAGCAAGTATGGGTCACCTAAAATTGTCAATGATGGTGTCACTGTGGCAAAGGAG GTTGAGCTGGAGGACCCTGTCGAAAATATTGGAGCTAAATTGGTCAGGCAAGCTGCTGCTAAGACAAATGATTTGGCTGGTGATGGGACAACCACTTCGGTCGTCCTTGCTCAAGGGATGATTACCGAGGGTGTTAAG ATTGTAGCTGCTGGCGCAaatccagtgcagatcacccGAGGTATTGAGAAAACAGCCAAAGCACTAGTTAGCGAACTCCAAAAGATGTCCAAGGAG GTTGAGAATAGTGAGCTTGCTGATGTTGCTGCAGTAAGTGCGGGAAATAACTATGAAATTGGGAATATGATAGCTGATGCTATGAGCAAGGTTGGGCGGCAGGGGGTGGTCACTCTTGAAGAAGGGAAGAGTGCTGAAAATAATCTCTATGTTGTCGAGGGAATGCAGTTTGATCGCGGTTATATTTCCCCCTATTTTGTAACCGACAGTGAAAAAATGTCAGTTGAGTATGAGAATTGCAAG CTGCTCCTTGTGGACAAGAAAATTAACAATGCAAGAGATCTTATCACTATTCTGGAGGACGCTATTAGAGGTGGGTATCCAATTCTAATAGTTGCGGAGGATATTGAGCAGGAAGCTCTTGCAACCCTTGTGGTTAATAGGCTTAGAGGTGCATTGAAGATTGCTGCTATCAAAGCCCCTGGTTTTGGAGAGCGCAAGAGTCAATACCTGGATGACATTGCTACTCTCACTGGAG GCACTGTCATCAGAGAAGAAGTTGGATTGTCCCTTGACAAGGCAGACAACGAGGTCCTAGGAACGGCTGCCAAGGTTGTAGTTACTAAGGATTCAACAACAATAGTTGGAGATGGGACTACACAGGAGGAAGTAAACAAAAGGGTGACACAAATCAAGAACCAGATTGAG GCTactgaacaagaatatgagaaAGAAAAGCTAAACGAGAGGATAGCTAAACTCTCTGGTGGTGTTGCTGTTATTCAG GTAGGAGCGCAGACAGAAACTGAGCTTAAGGAAAAGAAACTGAGGGTTGAAGATGCCCTTAATGCAACGAAG GCAGCAGTTGAGGAAGGTATTGTTGTTGGTGGTGGCTGTACCCTTTTAAGGCTTGCATCAAAAGTCGATGACATTATAGAAACCCTTGAGAATGATGAACAGAAG GTTGGTGCTGAAATTGTAAGGAAGTCCTTGAGCTATCCACTTAAATTGATTGCGAAAAATGCTGGTGTTAATGGCAGTGTGGTTATTGAGAAG GTTCTTGCCAACGAAAACTCCAGGTATGGTTACAATGCAGCTACAGGGAAGTATGAGGATTTGATGGCTGCTGGTATTATTGATCCCACCAAG GTTGTGAGGTGTTGCTTGGAGCATGCTGCATCCGTGGCGAAAACTTTCATCACCTCTGATGCTGTTGTCGTTGACATCAAGGAGCCTGAAAAAGCACCTGCTGCAAACCCAATGGGTGGTTCAG GAGGTTATGGCTTCTAA